A single genomic interval of Spirosoma linguale DSM 74 harbors:
- a CDS encoding transcriptional regulator, MarR family (PFAM: regulatory protein MarR~SMART: regulatory protein MarR~KEGG: geo:Geob_1288 transcriptional regulator, MarR family), whose protein sequence is MSIETDIKQSTPFKSPYQRVLVNLMYTSNWIAGSQTQLLKPFKLTLQQYNVLRILRGQYPNPIKVSEITERMLDKMSNASRLVDKLLAKKLVLRTECPSDRRAVDVIITEKGLALLKQLDTHQDALNRSFQEKLTVEEAESLSLLLDRLRA, encoded by the coding sequence ATGTCTATAGAAACTGACATCAAGCAAAGCACGCCCTTCAAATCACCGTATCAGCGAGTGCTCGTGAATTTGATGTACACCAGTAACTGGATAGCCGGTAGCCAGACACAACTGTTGAAGCCATTCAAACTCACTCTCCAGCAATACAACGTGTTGAGAATTTTGCGTGGGCAATATCCGAACCCGATCAAGGTATCGGAAATCACGGAGCGAATGCTCGATAAAATGTCGAATGCGTCACGCTTGGTTGACAAACTGCTTGCCAAGAAGCTGGTGCTGCGTACCGAATGTCCCAGCGACCGCCGGGCTGTCGATGTAATCATTACCGAAAAAGGACTGGCGCTGCTCAAACAACTGGACACGCATCAGGATGCCTTGAACAGGTCATTTCAGGAAAAACTAACGGTAGAAGAGGCTGAATCATTGAGCCTTCTGCTCGACAGGCTTCGGGCCTGA
- a CDS encoding YceI family protein (PFAM: YceI family protein~KEGG: afw:Anae109_3638 YceI family protein), whose translation MKKATMIAALLFSTVSAFAQNWTLDKSHSSLNFTVTHMMLSEVDGKFQNFDVKMTSSKPDFTDAEIDLTADVSSINTNQEKRDGHLKSPDFFDAAKYPTLTFKSKSISKVSGNKYKLMGDLTMHGVTKPVTLDAVITGPVTNPQNKKTLAGFKVTGEVKRADFTLGTIPAAVVSDEIAIRAAGELVKAN comes from the coding sequence ATGAAAAAAGCAACGATGATCGCTGCGCTGTTATTCTCTACAGTAAGCGCTTTCGCTCAAAACTGGACGCTCGACAAGTCGCACTCTAGCTTAAACTTCACCGTAACACACATGATGCTGTCTGAAGTAGACGGTAAATTCCAGAACTTCGACGTGAAAATGACCTCGTCGAAACCTGATTTTACGGATGCTGAAATTGATCTGACTGCCGACGTAAGTAGCATCAACACGAACCAGGAAAAGCGTGACGGTCACCTGAAAAGCCCCGATTTTTTCGATGCTGCCAAATACCCAACCCTGACGTTCAAAAGTAAGTCGATCAGCAAAGTGTCTGGTAACAAATACAAACTGATGGGCGATCTGACGATGCACGGTGTAACGAAGCCGGTAACGCTCGATGCCGTTATTACGGGTCCTGTTACAAACCCCCAGAACAAGAAAACACTGGCTGGTTTCAAAGTAACGGGTGAAGTAAAACGCGCTGATTTTACCCTGGGTACAATTCCTGCTGCCGTTGTTAGTGATGAAATCGCTATCCGTGCTGCTGGTGAGCTTGTGAAGGCTAACTAA
- a CDS encoding protein of unknown function DUF450 (PFAM: protein of unknown function DUF450~KEGG: cjd:JJD26997_0689 DNA methylase-type I restriction-modification system) yields the protein MVALNLPVFDCKIKQVEGKPYIFDSLRRKYVRLSPEEWVRQHIVNLLLTHYGYPKALIRTEGGLVLNQTQKRTDVVVFDRQGQPFLVVECKAPHIPLTQSVFDQIARYNHVHKAPFVVISNGLTHYCCGIDHTTADIRFLDDFPAFI from the coding sequence ATGGTTGCGCTGAACCTCCCTGTTTTCGATTGTAAAATTAAGCAAGTCGAAGGGAAACCTTACATTTTCGATTCATTACGCCGGAAGTACGTGCGGCTGTCGCCCGAAGAGTGGGTACGGCAGCATATTGTTAATTTACTCTTAACGCACTACGGTTATCCAAAAGCGCTCATTCGAACGGAAGGAGGCCTCGTGTTGAACCAGACTCAAAAACGTACGGACGTTGTCGTTTTTGATCGGCAGGGGCAGCCTTTTCTGGTAGTTGAGTGCAAAGCCCCTCACATTCCGCTCACCCAATCGGTATTTGATCAGATCGCCCGGTATAACCACGTTCATAAGGCTCCTTTTGTGGTTATTTCCAATGGGCTGACCCATTACTGCTGCGGTATTGATCATACCACGGCCGACATCCGTTTTCTGGACGATTTCCCGGCTTTTATTTAG
- a CDS encoding AMP nucleosidase (TIGRFAM: AMP nucleosidase~PFAM: purine or other phosphorylase family 1~KEGG: bba:Bd1233 AMP nucleosidase): MKTKEEIVQNWLPRYTGTPIEVFGEYILLTNFINYVELFAKKFDVEIFGMGRAMQTATANNITIINFGMGSAMAATVMDLLSAVNPKAVLFLGKCGGLKKTQVGDLILPIAAIRGEGTSNDYMRPEIPALPSFRLQRAVSSTIKRYELDYWTGTVYTTNRRIWEHDETFKDYLRELRAMAIDMETATVFTVGFVNSIPHGALLLVSDNPLVPEGVKTEESDKRVTGQFVNVHLEIGIDALLELESSGDSVKHLRFE; encoded by the coding sequence ATGAAGACAAAAGAAGAAATCGTTCAGAACTGGCTGCCCCGTTATACGGGCACTCCCATTGAGGTATTTGGCGAATATATTTTGCTGACCAATTTTATCAACTACGTTGAACTCTTCGCCAAAAAATTCGACGTTGAGATTTTCGGGATGGGGCGGGCCATGCAGACCGCTACGGCAAATAACATCACCATCATAAACTTTGGCATGGGCAGTGCCATGGCTGCCACAGTTATGGATTTGCTCTCGGCAGTTAATCCCAAGGCCGTATTGTTTTTGGGTAAATGTGGTGGACTGAAAAAAACGCAGGTGGGGGATCTTATTTTGCCGATTGCGGCCATCCGCGGTGAGGGTACCAGCAATGATTACATGCGTCCCGAGATACCAGCTCTGCCTTCATTTCGGTTGCAGCGGGCCGTGTCGTCGACCATTAAACGCTACGAATTAGACTACTGGACCGGTACGGTCTATACCACCAACCGGCGTATCTGGGAGCATGACGAGACATTTAAAGATTACCTGCGCGAACTCCGGGCCATGGCTATCGACATGGAAACGGCTACCGTTTTTACTGTAGGCTTTGTCAATTCCATTCCGCACGGAGCCTTGTTGCTCGTATCGGACAACCCGCTTGTGCCGGAAGGCGTTAAAACAGAAGAAAGCGACAAGCGCGTAACGGGTCAATTTGTTAACGTACACCTGGAAATCGGCATCGACGCCCTGCTTGAGCTGGAATCTTCCGGCGACTCCGTGAAGCACCTGAGGTTTGAGTAG
- a CDS encoding TPR repeat-containing protein (PFAM: TPR repeat-containing protein; Tetratricopeptide TPR_2 repeat protein~SMART: Tetratricopeptide repeat~KEGG: hypothetical protein) — MKRHLLPAVFLFLGTSLSIPVTAQQTAAEFFESGINRSKSSDFTGALQAFSMAITMNPENAPSYYNRGLAKANLKDHRGAILDYDKAIELNSKDAMAYLSRGVSKSRQDDHRGALLDFSRSIELNPDDPQAYYNRGISRSRIDQYQGALTDFSKAIELEPANAYSYYARAITRQKLNDFAGSLTDFSKVIEITPKRAQAYAGRGLSKVELNDFTGAITDLNKAIELSPEDGESYFYRAYAKGKLDDYKAALPDYERALALKPDNYRAYYGRGFCRSKLGDQKGAVQDFNQAIEINNVYVDTKVVYNGRISRAILDNLRNVVQERDKINELSAERAEAYFSRGVSKNKQGDSKAAIVDLNKAIELNPAYSEAYFSRGMIKSAQGDQKGALTDCNSAIKLKPGYAEVFYVRGLIKHSLGDENGGCLDLSKAGELGYNPAYKVISEYCN; from the coding sequence ATGAAGCGACATTTATTGCCGGCTGTTTTCCTGTTTTTGGGAACTAGTCTTTCTATTCCTGTTACCGCTCAACAAACAGCGGCTGAATTCTTTGAAAGTGGAATTAATCGGAGTAAATCCAGTGACTTTACGGGTGCTCTTCAGGCCTTCAGTATGGCCATTACCATGAACCCCGAAAATGCGCCCAGCTATTATAATCGCGGGCTGGCCAAAGCCAATCTTAAAGACCACCGGGGAGCCATTCTCGATTACGACAAGGCAATTGAACTTAACAGCAAAGACGCCATGGCTTACCTGAGCCGGGGGGTCAGCAAAAGTCGGCAGGATGACCATCGGGGGGCCTTACTCGACTTTAGCCGTTCCATTGAACTTAACCCAGACGATCCCCAGGCGTACTACAACCGGGGAATTAGCCGAAGCCGTATCGACCAATATCAGGGTGCCCTGACCGATTTTTCCAAAGCCATCGAGCTGGAGCCAGCCAATGCCTATTCCTATTATGCTCGTGCAATTACCCGGCAAAAACTAAACGACTTTGCCGGGAGCTTAACTGATTTTTCGAAAGTAATTGAGATCACCCCAAAGCGGGCACAAGCCTACGCCGGTCGGGGACTGTCGAAAGTCGAGCTGAATGACTTTACTGGCGCCATTACCGACCTTAACAAAGCGATTGAGTTGAGTCCGGAAGATGGCGAATCTTACTTTTACCGAGCATATGCCAAAGGAAAGCTCGACGATTACAAAGCTGCGCTACCCGATTACGAGCGGGCACTAGCCCTGAAACCTGATAACTACCGGGCTTACTACGGACGGGGTTTCTGCAGAAGCAAACTTGGTGATCAAAAAGGGGCCGTTCAGGATTTTAATCAGGCCATTGAAATCAACAATGTTTATGTCGACACAAAAGTTGTTTACAATGGCCGCATAAGCCGTGCCATCCTCGACAACCTGCGGAACGTCGTTCAGGAACGCGATAAAATCAACGAATTGAGTGCCGAACGTGCCGAAGCGTACTTCAGCCGGGGCGTCAGTAAAAATAAGCAGGGTGATTCAAAAGCAGCCATTGTAGATCTCAACAAAGCCATTGAACTTAACCCTGCTTATTCCGAAGCGTACTTCAGCCGGGGCATGATCAAGTCGGCGCAGGGTGATCAGAAAGGAGCCCTCACCGATTGCAACAGCGCGATCAAACTAAAGCCCGGCTATGCTGAAGTTTTCTATGTACGCGGACTCATTAAACACAGCCTCGGCGACGAAAACGGCGGTTGCCTCGACCTGTCAAAAGCCGGCGAACTAGGTTACAACCCAGCGTATAAGGTGATTAGTGAGTATTGTAATTAG
- a CDS encoding heat shock protein Hsp20 (PFAM: heat shock protein Hsp20~KEGG: rfe:RF_1004 small heat shock protein): MATLVRYNNFPTFFNPFYTRPVINRYHNSTPNVPAVNVKENEAGYLLELAAPGLKKEDLKINVENNKLTIGYQSEAKTEETTDKFTRHEFGFSSFERSFRLPKTVNADAIKAAYTDGILTVELPKVELKEEKLVKEITVA, from the coding sequence ATGGCAACTTTAGTTCGATATAACAACTTCCCCACGTTTTTTAACCCATTCTATACCCGTCCGGTTATCAATCGGTATCACAATTCGACGCCTAACGTTCCAGCCGTAAACGTTAAAGAAAATGAGGCTGGCTACCTGCTCGAATTGGCCGCTCCGGGTTTGAAGAAAGAAGACCTGAAAATCAACGTAGAAAATAACAAACTGACGATTGGGTATCAGTCGGAAGCAAAAACCGAAGAAACGACCGATAAATTTACCCGGCACGAGTTTGGTTTCAGTTCTTTTGAACGGAGCTTCCGGTTACCCAAAACAGTTAACGCCGATGCCATTAAGGCCGCTTATACCGATGGTATTCTGACCGTTGAACTGCCAAAAGTTGAGTTGAAAGAAGAGAAACTGGTGAAAGAGATCACCGTTGCCTAA
- a CDS encoding Phosphoribosylanthranilate isomerase (PFAM: N-(5'phosphoribosyl)anthranilate isomerase (PRAI)~KEGG: lch:Lcho_3196 N- (5'phosphoribosyl)anthranilate isomerase (PRAI)), with protein sequence MQSPFRTRVKICCISSIAEAQTAIRLGADALGLVGRMPSGPGVVSDDLAAQVVQVTPPPIATFMLTSETTVDGILAHQRRVGANTIQLVDAVSAGTYTQLKAALPSVKLVQVIHVIDERNIDEALLAVQLGADTLLLDSGNPNLAVKELGGTGRIHNWQVSRQIVEQSPVPVFLAGGLNSNNVREAIDSVGPFGLDICSGVRTNGQLDTQKLEAFMRLLS encoded by the coding sequence ATGCAATCTCCGTTCCGAACAAGAGTTAAAATTTGCTGCATCAGTAGTATAGCGGAAGCACAGACGGCGATTCGACTGGGAGCCGATGCCCTTGGCCTGGTGGGCCGGATGCCCAGTGGCCCCGGCGTAGTTAGTGATGATCTGGCCGCTCAGGTTGTTCAGGTTACGCCCCCGCCCATTGCTACGTTCATGCTGACCAGCGAAACAACCGTGGATGGCATCCTGGCTCATCAGCGTCGTGTAGGAGCCAATACTATTCAACTCGTAGATGCTGTTTCAGCCGGTACCTACACGCAGCTCAAGGCCGCCCTCCCGTCAGTAAAACTGGTTCAGGTAATTCATGTTATCGACGAGCGAAACATTGACGAGGCTCTTCTGGCCGTTCAATTGGGAGCCGATACCTTGCTACTGGACTCAGGAAACCCGAATCTAGCCGTTAAGGAACTGGGCGGCACCGGGCGGATTCATAACTGGCAGGTAAGCCGCCAGATCGTAGAGCAGTCTCCGGTGCCAGTATTTTTAGCCGGTGGCCTCAACAGCAATAACGTCCGGGAGGCCATTGATTCGGTGGGTCCCTTCGGTCTGGATATTTGTAGTGGCGTACGCACCAACGGGCAACTGGATACCCAAAAGCTGGAAGCATTCATGCGTTTGCTGTCCTGA
- a CDS encoding major facilitator superfamily MFS_1 (PFAM: major facilitator superfamily MFS_1~KEGG: abc:ACICU_00599 major facilitator superfamily permease) produces the protein MVQQSPVDTYASLRIPEFRYFVMNSFLITATLLIQEVILGYELYKITHDPLMLGLVGLAEAIPFIALSLFGGHLADRRDKKRILQWSLLVILIGSVILYLVFQPAFAAGLTQTARLGTIYGVLMLIGTAKGFYSPASSSLKPFLVPRELYANSATWSSSFWQAGAIIGPGLAGFLYSWVGFDNTLIVVIALLLFCFVLISLIERKPTPVTDSPVLKLSESLKEGFRFVFKTQIVLYAISLDLFSVLFGGVVAILPVFAEDILKVGAEGLGFLRAAPSVGALLTMAYMTKHPPTHNAWRNMLLSVAGFGVATIIFSLSTNFYLSLIMLGLTGAFDSVSVIIRQTILQIFPPDHMRGRVAAVNGIFVSSSNEIGAFESGLLARLLGTVPSVLLGGVVTLLVVTYVYAKSKALLAVRLS, from the coding sequence ATGGTTCAACAGTCTCCAGTCGATACGTACGCATCCCTTCGAATTCCCGAATTTCGCTATTTCGTCATGAACAGCTTTCTGATTACAGCTACCCTGCTGATTCAGGAGGTTATTCTGGGTTACGAGCTTTATAAAATCACGCACGATCCGCTGATGCTGGGTCTGGTTGGACTGGCTGAAGCGATTCCGTTCATTGCGCTGTCGCTTTTTGGCGGTCACCTGGCCGACCGGCGCGATAAGAAGCGGATTCTGCAATGGAGTTTGCTGGTCATCCTGATTGGGTCGGTTATTCTGTATCTGGTCTTTCAACCGGCGTTTGCTGCCGGGTTGACACAAACGGCCCGTTTAGGAACCATCTATGGGGTACTGATGCTGATTGGCACTGCTAAAGGGTTTTACTCGCCGGCCAGCTCGTCGCTCAAGCCATTCTTAGTGCCTCGTGAACTTTACGCAAATTCGGCCACCTGGAGTAGTTCGTTCTGGCAGGCGGGCGCCATTATAGGGCCGGGTTTGGCGGGTTTTTTATACAGCTGGGTCGGTTTCGACAATACCCTGATTGTGGTTATTGCCCTGCTACTGTTCTGTTTTGTCTTGATTTCGCTCATTGAGCGAAAACCAACACCCGTTACAGATTCGCCCGTATTGAAACTCAGCGAAAGTTTGAAAGAGGGCTTCCGGTTTGTGTTCAAGACCCAAATTGTTCTCTACGCCATTTCTCTCGATCTGTTTTCGGTACTATTTGGGGGGGTAGTGGCTATTCTGCCGGTCTTCGCCGAAGATATTCTGAAAGTAGGTGCCGAAGGGCTGGGTTTTTTGCGAGCTGCACCGTCGGTAGGAGCCTTACTGACAATGGCCTACATGACCAAACACCCACCTACGCATAATGCGTGGCGCAATATGTTGTTGTCGGTAGCCGGGTTCGGCGTGGCTACGATCATCTTCTCGCTGTCAACCAATTTTTACTTATCCCTCATCATGCTCGGCCTGACGGGCGCTTTTGATAGTGTGAGCGTCATTATCCGTCAGACGATCCTGCAAATTTTCCCGCCCGATCACATGCGGGGACGGGTGGCTGCAGTAAACGGCATCTTTGTCAGTTCATCGAACGAAATAGGGGCGTTTGAATCCGGCTTACTGGCCCGTTTGCTGGGTACGGTACCATCGGTTCTGCTGGGTGGCGTTGTTACGCTGCTGGTTGTTACCTACGTGTACGCCAAATCGAAAGCCCTGCTGGCCGTGCGCTTAAGCTAG
- a CDS encoding periplasmic ATP/GTP-binding protein (KEGG: cja:CJA_1166 periplasmic ATP/GTP-binding protein) — translation MKHFNLFVLLSTVSLGLVALTPPVRPKPVKLVKVWETDSTLRTPESVLYDGNNTLYVANIDGKPDGLDGSGFISKVTLDGKIENLRWTSGLNAPKGMGLHKNRLYVTDIYRLVCINTLTGQAEKTWDGVGKDAFLNDVTVAKDGTVYVSDNRNDKIYRLKDDKWEVWLEGEQLNKPNGVLAVGKNKLMIGSTKIGALRTVDVDTKAITTLADGMAATDGIVPEGKGNYFVSDWNGQLFHVNADGTKEQLMDTRGQKINSADIEYVANKKLLVVPTFYRNTLVAYRVEQ, via the coding sequence ATGAAGCATTTTAACTTATTTGTACTCCTTTCCACTGTTAGCCTGGGTTTGGTTGCGCTGACTCCGCCCGTCCGGCCGAAACCTGTGAAGCTGGTTAAAGTCTGGGAAACGGACAGCACCTTACGCACCCCCGAATCGGTACTGTATGATGGTAATAACACTTTATACGTTGCCAATATCGACGGTAAACCCGATGGGCTCGATGGGAGCGGGTTCATCTCCAAAGTGACGCTGGACGGTAAAATTGAAAACCTGCGCTGGACCTCGGGTCTAAATGCGCCCAAAGGCATGGGATTGCATAAAAATCGCCTTTACGTAACGGATATTTACCGGCTGGTGTGCATCAATACGCTAACCGGCCAGGCCGAAAAAACCTGGGATGGCGTTGGTAAAGACGCTTTTCTGAACGATGTGACCGTAGCAAAAGACGGAACCGTGTATGTATCGGATAACCGTAATGATAAAATTTATCGGTTGAAAGATGATAAGTGGGAGGTTTGGCTGGAAGGCGAGCAGCTCAACAAACCGAACGGTGTACTGGCCGTTGGCAAAAACAAACTGATGATCGGCAGCACCAAAATCGGGGCGTTGCGTACGGTGGATGTAGATACCAAAGCTATTACCACACTGGCCGATGGAATGGCGGCTACGGATGGCATTGTGCCGGAAGGAAAGGGAAATTACTTCGTATCGGACTGGAACGGGCAGCTGTTCCATGTAAACGCCGATGGCACGAAAGAGCAACTCATGGATACCCGCGGACAGAAGATCAATTCGGCCGATATCGAGTACGTCGCCAATAAGAAATTATTAGTTGTGCCGACCTTTTACCGGAATACGCTGGTTGCGTATCGGGTGGAGCAATAA
- a CDS encoding argininosuccinate lyase (TIGRFAM: argininosuccinate lyase~PFAM: fumarate lyase~KEGG: mxa:MXAN_5107 argininosuccinate lyase), with the protein MKLWQKEGVSTAEQIERFTVGRDREMDLYLAPFDVLGNLAHAHMLETIGLLSTDELTMLNTELKTIYQQIQAGQFEIEEGIEDVHSQVELMLTRVLGDVGKKIHSGRSRNDQVLVDMKLFSRDRLWRVAEAVRTVFDRLVSRSEQHKDDLLPGYTHLQIAMPSSFGLWFGAYAEALADDMLTLQTAYRLANRNPLGSGAGYGSSFPLNRSLTTELLGFEGMHVNVVYAQMSRGKTEQTALTALAAVAATLSRMAMDICLYNSQNFSFLTLPDALTTGSSIMPHKKNPDVAELLRAKTNRLKALPMEVTLVMSNLPSGYHRDMQLLKEILMPAFDEILDCLEITDFMLEHLQVKANLLDEPKYDLLFSVERVNELVLQGVPFREAYRTVGKEIAEHTYVPPRNLHHTHEGSIGNLGNDLINEAMNQAMAGFGADKAQAAIRELLSK; encoded by the coding sequence TTGAAACTCTGGCAAAAAGAAGGCGTCAGTACCGCCGAACAAATTGAACGCTTCACGGTTGGTCGGGACCGTGAAATGGATCTCTACCTCGCTCCTTTCGATGTGCTGGGCAATCTGGCCCACGCCCATATGCTCGAAACCATCGGCCTGCTTTCGACGGATGAATTGACCATGCTGAATACGGAGCTGAAAACCATTTATCAGCAAATTCAGGCGGGTCAATTTGAAATTGAAGAAGGCATTGAAGATGTTCACTCGCAGGTGGAACTAATGCTGACCCGCGTATTGGGCGATGTAGGCAAGAAAATTCACTCGGGCCGCTCCCGTAATGACCAGGTGCTGGTCGATATGAAGCTCTTCTCCCGCGACCGGCTCTGGCGCGTTGCCGAAGCTGTCCGAACGGTATTCGACCGGTTGGTAAGCCGCTCGGAACAGCATAAGGATGACCTGCTGCCGGGGTACACGCACTTGCAGATTGCCATGCCCTCATCCTTCGGGTTGTGGTTCGGTGCCTATGCCGAAGCCCTGGCCGATGATATGCTGACGCTGCAAACGGCCTACCGGCTGGCCAATCGCAACCCACTCGGCTCGGGGGCGGGCTACGGCTCGTCGTTTCCGCTGAACCGCAGCCTTACAACCGAACTACTGGGTTTCGAAGGCATGCACGTGAATGTGGTGTATGCTCAGATGAGCCGCGGCAAAACCGAACAAACTGCTCTCACGGCCTTGGCTGCGGTAGCCGCTACCCTGTCGAGGATGGCAATGGATATTTGCCTGTACAATAGCCAGAACTTTAGTTTTCTGACCCTTCCGGACGCACTCACAACGGGTAGCAGTATTATGCCGCATAAGAAAAACCCCGATGTGGCCGAGCTACTGCGCGCGAAAACCAACCGGCTAAAAGCCCTGCCGATGGAGGTGACACTGGTGATGAGCAACCTCCCATCGGGCTACCACCGCGATATGCAGTTGCTGAAAGAAATCCTGATGCCCGCCTTCGACGAAATCCTCGACTGTCTGGAAATTACTGATTTCATGCTGGAGCACCTTCAAGTTAAAGCCAATCTACTGGATGAGCCTAAATATGACCTGCTCTTTAGCGTTGAGCGGGTGAACGAACTGGTATTACAGGGCGTGCCTTTCCGGGAAGCATATCGGACCGTTGGGAAGGAAATTGCCGAACACACGTACGTGCCACCCCGTAACCTGCATCATACACACGAAGGCAGCATCGGCAATTTGGGTAACGACCTCATCAACGAGGCTATGAACCAGGCAATGGCCGGTTTCGGGGCCGATAAAGCCCAGGCTGCTATCCGGGAATTGCTGTCAAAATAA
- a CDS encoding major facilitator superfamily MFS_1 (PFAM: major facilitator superfamily MFS_1~KEGG: acp:A2cp1_4410 major facilitator superfamily MFS_1), whose amino-acid sequence MIQRTVHLYQQAYRGLSPSVWLLAGVMLINRCGTMVLPFMTLYLTQHLHYSVERAGVVMAIYGLGAFVGTFLGGRLTDRFGFYYIQLFSLLFGGVALLGLQFVTDFYMLCGSVFMFTLLGDAFRPANQAAIAYYSEVGNRTRAFSLNRLAINLGWAVGGGLGGWIAGISYNLLFWTDGLTCLAAGIVLWFCLPVPARIPAPNANPDDLHSVTIGTKSPYRDGLFVAFVICSCLYLITFMQLFSIVPLFFKEVMRMSEGTIGSLMALNGLIIVCLEMALVYSIEQKKRAKTSLIVAGVLLTTLSYLLLASTSKIALPAMTIALIFIVFGTFSEMLAIPFIQSFTVERASPATRGQYLALAGMSGALAQTLSPAIGSQVVAHFGFSIHWLVIAGISLLSASGFWWLGRKLATKPLPEADALV is encoded by the coding sequence ATGATTCAGCGCACCGTTCATCTTTACCAGCAGGCTTACCGTGGACTTTCGCCCTCGGTCTGGCTTCTGGCGGGTGTGATGCTCATCAACCGCTGTGGTACGATGGTCTTGCCGTTCATGACGCTCTACCTGACCCAGCATTTGCATTACTCCGTTGAGCGAGCCGGTGTCGTGATGGCCATTTACGGCCTCGGTGCCTTCGTGGGCACCTTCCTCGGCGGACGACTCACCGACCGGTTTGGGTTTTATTACATCCAGCTCTTCAGTCTGCTGTTTGGCGGAGTTGCCTTGCTGGGGCTGCAATTCGTTACTGACTTTTACATGCTCTGTGGCAGTGTATTTATGTTCACGCTGCTCGGCGATGCGTTTCGTCCTGCCAATCAGGCGGCTATTGCCTATTATTCGGAGGTGGGAAACCGCACCCGCGCCTTTTCACTCAATCGGTTAGCCATAAATCTCGGCTGGGCGGTAGGCGGTGGCCTGGGCGGCTGGATAGCGGGTATCAGCTACAATCTCCTGTTCTGGACCGACGGACTTACCTGTCTGGCCGCCGGAATTGTCCTTTGGTTCTGCCTACCGGTACCGGCAAGAATCCCGGCTCCGAACGCCAATCCAGACGATCTACATTCGGTTACCATTGGCACCAAGTCCCCTTACCGCGACGGCTTGTTCGTTGCTTTCGTCATTTGTTCCTGCCTGTATCTAATCACGTTCATGCAGTTATTTTCCATTGTTCCTCTATTTTTCAAGGAGGTGATGCGCATGAGCGAAGGCACAATCGGGAGCCTGATGGCCCTGAACGGGCTAATCATCGTATGCCTGGAAATGGCACTGGTGTATAGCATTGAGCAGAAAAAACGGGCAAAAACCAGCCTGATCGTCGCGGGGGTTCTGCTCACAACCCTTTCTTATCTGCTACTCGCGTCGACCAGTAAGATTGCCCTGCCTGCGATGACTATTGCGCTGATTTTTATCGTGTTTGGCACCTTCAGCGAGATGCTGGCCATTCCGTTCATCCAATCGTTCACCGTCGAACGTGCCAGTCCGGCCACACGCGGGCAGTACCTGGCGCTGGCCGGTATGAGCGGAGCGCTGGCGCAGACGCTTTCTCCGGCAATCGGGTCGCAAGTGGTAGCTCATTTCGGCTTTTCCATCCATTGGCTGGTCATTGCGGGGATAAGTCTGCTGTCGGCGAGTGGATTCTGGTGGCTGGGGCGAAAATTAGCGACAAAGCCCTTACCCGAAGCGGATGCACTTGTCTAA